The nucleotide sequence TCTCAACTCTCAAGTGCGTTTCTTAAACCCGCCTGCGCCGATGTTGCAGGCTACGGGTTAGGGTTTAACAAAAACCTCTTAACCAACTACTGATTGCTGGCTACCATCTTCCTGACCGCTACTCCTCTACCCGTTCTGTCCGCAACACGACATAACTCCGATACCGTTCTGGATGTATTTCCCCTACTTCAACCGCATCCTGAATAGCGCAATCAGGTTCCGCGACATGGGCACAATCGTTGTATTTGCATGTCCCAAGGTAAGGTTCCATTTCCGGAAAATAGTGTTCTAAATTCTCCGTATCCACACCCCACAATCCGACCTCCCGTATACCGGGTGTGTCGGCGACTTCACCACCGCTGTCCAAAGGAAAAAGTTCAACAAGTGTTGTTGTATGTCGTCCCTTCTGAGTTCTGATACCGACTTCAGCGGTCCGTAAGTCTAAACTCGGTTGGAGTGCATTCAACAGACTGGATTTCCCGACACCAGATGCGCCGACAATAACACTAAACTTATCCCTCAGTACATTTCGGAGTGCGTCCAGACTCTCAGGCACATTGACGCTGGTATAGATGACCTGATACCCCAATTTCTCATAAACGGCAAAGGTTGCTGTGAGTTCTGTTCGTTGGGCTTCATCCACTAAGTCCATTTTGTTGAGACATACCACCGCCTCCATGTCACCCGCCTCCGCCAAAATAAGAAACCGATCCAACGTCCGGAAATTAAGGGGCGGCATCAGCGTAGCGACAACGGCTACGATTTGATGTGCGTTCGCAACAATAACCTGTTCAATGTCTCCGTGTTTTCCAGCGTATTGCCGCGAGAATTTTGTCTGGCGCGGCAGAATATCCTCCACCACTCCTTCTTCCATATCAAGTTGCGTGAAGATCACCCAATCACCGACAGC is from Candidatus Poribacteria bacterium and encodes:
- the rsgA gene encoding ribosome small subunit-dependent GTPase A produces the protein MLPRFWGVEFILTHEHGRVIRARTGFYDVQRDDIILRCTLRGTLKRRHRSETGRRLYADPVAVGDWVIFTQLDMEEGVVEDILPRQTKFSRQYAGKHGDIEQVIVANAHQIVAVVATLMPPLNFRTLDRFLILAEAGDMEAVVCLNKMDLVDEAQRTELTATFAVYEKLGYQVIYTSVNVPESLDALRNVLRDKFSVIVGASGVGKSSLLNALQPSLDLRTAEVGIRTQKGRHTTTLVELFPLDSGGEVADTPGIREVGLWGVDTENLEHYFPEMEPYLGTCKYNDCAHVAEPDCAIQDAVEVGEIHPERYRSYVVLRTERVEE